CGGCCATGCTCAACTCCGGGTTCGGCTACCCCGACGACCGCATCACCGTCAACCTCGCCCCCGCCGACGTCAGGAAGGAAGGACCTTTCTTCGACCTGCCCATCGCCCTCGGGGTCCTGGCCGCCAGCGGCCAACTGTCGTGCTCCGACCTGGGGGACGCCTTCATCATGGGGGAGCTGGCTCTGACCGGGGGAATCCGCCCCCTGCGGGGCCTGCTGTCGGTGGCGCTGATGGCCCGTCGACAGGGGTGCCGGCGGCTGCTCGTTCCCCGGCAGAACGCCTCCGAGGCGGCTTTGGTCGAGGGACTCGATGTCCGGGGGGTGGAAAGTTTGGCCGAAGCCGTGGCTTTTCTGGAGGGGCGGACCGAGGTCGCCCCGGCCGCGGTCGACCGCGGCGGGCTCTTTCGCGCCGGGGCCGCCTACCCGGTCGATCTGGACGAGGTCAAGGGGCAGGCTCACGCCAAGCGGGCCCTGGAGATCGCCGTGGCCGGCGGCCATAACCTGCTGATGATCGGCCCACCGGGGGCGGGGAAATCGATGCTGGCCAAGCGGATCCCCACCATCCTTCCGGAGATGAGCATGGAGGAGGCGCTGGAGACCACCAGGATCCATTCCAGCGTCGGCCGGATAACCCCCGGCTGTCCCCTGGTCTCCGGCCGGCCTTTTTTCAGCCCCCACCACTCCATCTCCGACATCGGCCTGATCGGGGGCGGCGCCAGAATCCGGCCCGGCGTGGTCAGTCTCGCCCACAACGGGGTTCTCTTCCTCGACGAACTCCCCGAGTTCAAGCGCAGCGTCCTGGAGGTGCTGCGCCAGCCGCTCGAGGACGGGGAAGTCACCATCAGCCGGGCCGCCGGGTCGGTGACGTATCCGGCGGCGTTCATGCTGGTGGCGGCGATGAATCCATGCCCCTGCGGGTATTTTACCGATCCCCGCCGGGAATGCCGCTGCGGCCCAGGGAGGATCAGGAAGTACATGTCCCGGGTATCGGGCCCGCTTCTGGATCGGATCGACCTGCATGTCGACGTTCCCCGGATAACGTATGGGGACATGGTTTCTCCGCGCCCCGCGGAAAGTTCGGCCGCGGTTCGGGAGCGTGTCCGGAAAGCCCGGGCCCTTCAGGCGGGGCGTTTCGCCGGAACCGGAAGCTGCGTCAACGCCCGGATGGGGGCGAAAGCGCTGCGGAAGTTCGCCCGCCCCGACCGAGAGGGGCGGGAACTTCTGCGCCGGGCCATGGAGGAACTGGGGTTTTCGGCCCGGGGCCACGACCGGGTTCTGAAAGTAGCCAGAACCATCGCCGATCTCGGAGGGGAGCCGGAGGTCGGCGCCGGGCACGTGGCCGAAGCCATCCAGTACCGGAGCCTGGATCGTGAATCCTGGCTTTAGCCTTTGTCGCGCCGGTCGCGGCCGATACGGCGCTGGCGGCTCGGCCGGGAAGAAGCTATACTCGGATCGGTACGGACCGCGGGGGAGCGGCTCTCGGGAGGAGTGGCCCCCCGAAACCGGGACCGTGGTTTCGGGGCTGTGGCCCCGGGGGAAAGGGAGGAAGCATGGGCGCCGACAACGATCCGCGCCGCGGCCATCGCCGCCGGCTCCGGGAGAGGTTTCTCAAGGGGGGGCTGGACGGTTTTCACGATTACGAAATCCTCGAGCTCCTCCTGACTCTGGCCACCCCCCGCCGGGACTGCAAAGCGACCGCTCGTCTGCTCCTGCGGCGGTTCGGATCGCTTCGGGCGGTTCTCGATGCGTCGCCCGAGGAACTGCGGCAGGTCTCCGGAGTGGGGGAGATCAACGTTTTCGGTCTGCGTCTGCCGCGGGCCCTGGCCGGCCGGTACCTGGAAGAACAGGCTCGGGCCGCATGCGGCTTCGGGCGTACGGGGTCCCCTCATGAAGTCGTCGAGTACCTTCGCCAGGAATTCGGGAGTCTTCCCCGGGAACGATTCGTGGTATTGTACCTGGATTCGTCCAACCGGGTTAAGGAGAGGGAAGTGTTGTTCGAGGGAACCATCGATCAAGCCGCGGTCTATCCCCGGGAAGTGGCGGCGGCCGCGCTCCGCAAGGGAGCCGGGCGCCTGGTCCTCGTCCACAACCACCCGGGGGGCTCGCTGCGCCCGAGCCGCGACGATCTGGCTCTGACCGAGAAACTGACGGCCGCCTGCCGATTGCTCGACATCGAGGTGCTCGACCACCTGATCGTCACCGAATGCGGATATTACAGCATGAAAGAGCATGGGGAGATCGGAAGATGATGCCGTTACGGGTACTGTTGGCGGCGGCCGCGGTCTGGACCGCGGGCGCTCCCGCCGCCCGGGCGTGCCTTATCTGCGAAGCTTCCACGCATAAAAGCGAGGACGAACTGCGGGCGCGGATCCAGGAGCACGGGAGGGAGATGATTCCCGAACTCCGTTCCATGGTGGCCTGTCGGCACGCCGAACACCGGATGGCCAAGATCCTGGCTATCGATACCTTGGCCGGTTTCGAGGATCGGGAGTCGATTCCCGAGTTTCGCCGGCTGGTTTTGGAACTGCTGGATCCCGCTTCTCCCTCGACGTTCGGGCCCTTTGCCGTCGAGGCCGAAATCAGAGGCGCCGCCGCCCGGGCCCTGGGCGAACTGGAGGTGACGGGAGTCGGGGATCTCGTCTGGGAAGCCCGGGACCGGCTCCCTCCGGTCCGTGAGGCCGAACTCCCCCGGATCTTCAAGGAACTGCGGGAACCGGAGAGCATGGAGCGGTTGGAAAGCCTGCTCTGGCATACCAGGAACCGCCAGACCGCGTTTCAAGTGATCATCCAGTTCCGGGAAATCGGGCGCCGGGCCCAGATCCCGCCGGTTCGGGCCCGGCTCGACAGCTGGGAGGAAGAACTCGCCCGCCTTAAACAGAGCGGGGGCGACGACTACACCCTGGGGCGGATGGTCCGCTATACCGGTCAGGTGCTGGCGGTCATGGAAGGGCGGCGATGATCCCGGGCTTTCTTTCGGCGAAAGTCCGGGTCGCCGGTGGCTGCTTTTCGCTCGCGCTCTGCCTCCTGGGCGCCCTGGCCGGGTCCGCTCGTCCGTGCCTGCTCCACGACCCCAATGCGGATAAAGAGGCGGCGGCGTTGCGCGACTTCGTCGGCAAGGAGGGGAGAGCCGCCATACCTCGTCTCCGGGAAGTGCTGCAGGCGGGTCGGCACGACCACCCCCATGAGCAACAGGCGGAGCGGCACGACCACGGCCACGAGCAACAGTTGGTGGCGATCAGGGCCTTGGCCGAAATGGGGGACACGGATTCGATTCCCGCCTTCAAGGCCATCGTGTTGGAATTGGTCGATCCCGCCGCGCCCGGTCCGTTCGGTCCCTGGATTCCGGAAGCCGAACTCCGGGCGGCCGCCGCCCACGCCTTGAGTTCCCTGGAAGTCGGGGGCCTGAACGAGCGGTTGGGGCGGGAATGGAAAAGCCTTCCGCTGGATCGCCGGCGGGAACTGCCGCGCGTGATCGGGGAACTGAGGGAGGGAAGCGTGTCTCTGCTGGAAGCCATGGTCAGGGAAGGGAGCGACCGGGAGACGGTTTTTCAGGCGGTGGTACAGCTTCGGCACCTGGGATGCCGCGAGCAGATCGGCGTACTCGACGAACGCCTGTCCATATGGGAAGAGGAATACGGTCGTCTCCGCCAGGGCGGCGGCAGCGACCTTTACTTCGAACGGCAGATCGACTATCTCCGCAAGACCGTCCAGGGGTTGTCCGGCCGGCGGTAGCCGGGCCGGTCATTGTCGGTTCCGGTCCCCCGTTACGGATTCCAGCGCCTGTTCCCGCCGGGCGGGATCGCGGATCTCTGCGGCGGTTTCCCGTGCTTCCTCCCGGCGCCCGTCTTCGCCCAGCAGCCGGGATAGATTATAGCGGCAGGCGTCCGCGTATTCGGGGTACTGAAGAGCACAGGAAGCGTAAAGTTCCATGGCTTCGGCCCTCCGGTCGGTCCGGGCCAGGCATCCGGCCAGGGCGATCCGGGCTTCGGGATAGGTGGAGTCGCCGTCGGCGACTCGGCGGAAATATTCGGCGGCCGCTTCGAATCGGCCGCGCTGCAGGAGGATGGTGCCGGCCCGGGTGGCTCCTTCCCCGGTCAGATCTTTCCGTTCGGCGGCGCGCTCGTAAGCTGCCAGGGCTTCTCCGTCACGGCCTTCCTGAAGAAGGATATCTCCCAGGGTTTCCCATCCTCGGGAGAGCGACGGATCCTCCGCCAGGGCTCGGGACGCTTCTATTCCGGCCCGATCCGGGTGACCCTGTTTCCAGAGAAGATGGGCCCAGAGGAGCCTGGTCTTGGCATCGTCGGGTTCTTCCTCCAGAACGCGCCGGCACCAGCGCCGGGCTTTTTCGGTGTCGTCGTTCAGGGCGAAGGCCAGGGCGACGGCCGACCCCGCGGTGGGGGAATCCGGATGTTCTTCGGCGGCTTTGGTAAGGAAGGGAAGGGCCTCACGGGGGAGTTCCAGCCGCAACAGCAAGCGACCCACGGCGTACGCTTCCCGGGCGGGGAGACGCGCCGGATCGGGCCGATCGTTTTTTCCCGCCTCGGCCAGCGCGCCGGCGCCGGGGAAGGCGCGCTCGAGAAAAACGGCGGCGTTGGCGTCGTAAGCGGCCAGGAGCCAATCCGGGGAGTGGTTGAGCCATGCCAGCAGCGCGTAGTTGGAGGGGTTGGCGTGATCGACCAGGGCCGCTCTGAAATTCCAGGAGCGGGCGACTTCGGGAAATCGCTCCGGTTCCAGCAGGAGACGGTTGTACCCCAGGAGAAATTCCGGGCCGTACACATCGAGTCTTCCGTCGACGAAGACGGGTTCGCCCAGGCGCCAGGCCAGGTAGGCCCCGGTGCTGAAGGTGTTGAAAAATCTGACGCCCGGAAGGTTGGCGCGCATGAACGCCGCGGCGCGTAGGGGGTAGGCGGTCGGGCTCAGTCCGAAGCCGGGCCCGCGGTGGAATTCGGAGCCGTAGGGATCGGAGACGAAACGGGGGAGGAAGTACCCCCAGACCGCCGCCGCGGCTACGGCTCCGAAGAAAACCGCCCTGACCGCCGTCTGCGGGCCGCGGGCGAGCGGGCCGCCGCCGAGAGCGCGGGCAACGGGGATGGGGGCCGCGATCAGAAGGAAGAAGATGTTCCTGGTCGAACGGACCCCCAGGACGGCCAGCCCGGCGAAGAGGAGCACCTCGGGCCAGCGCGCCGCCCGCGGTTTGGACAGAAACGCCGCGGCCACCAGCAGTATCGCCGTCGGGAAAGCCCACTGGGAAAACGACCAGCTTCCGGGGTCGACGGCAAAAAAAGGCTGCCAGGAATAAATGAAATTCTTCAGAAAACCGGTGTTGCCGGAATAGAAGAACGCTCTGATCCCGTGGGGATTGATCAAGCATGCGGCTCCCCCGGCCAGCGCCCACCCCAGCACCGTCCGCGCATCCTTCCAGGATTGTTTCCCGGCCCATGCCTCCAGTCCCGTCCCCAGGGTCCAGGCGCCGAGGATGAAAAGCCCGATGGTGAAGGCCCCGTGAACGTTGGCCCAGAAGAGCATCAGCGGAGGAATCCATAACCGCGAACGTCCTTCCTTTTCCAGGATGAAGAGGAGCCAGGCCATGCCCAGGTAGGTAAAAAGTTCCGGCCGTAGAAAAAACCTCCCCGCGGCCGCGGCGGCGGCCGCCAGCGTCAACAACCCGGCGGCTGCCGGGAGCAGGAACCTGCGGCAGGACAGGTAAATGCCGATAAAGGCCAGGGACAGCAACGCCCAGCGGACCAGGTAAAGACCGGGTAACCCCCCTCGGGAGGCGAGGGCGAAGACCGCTTCGGCCCCCCAGGAATGATCGTGCCAGGGTGCCCCGGCCCGGGTGTAGGAAAAGGGATCGACGTCGGGGACGCGGCCGGTTTCCAATATCCGGTCGCCGGCGGCCACGTGCAACCAGAAGTCGGGGTCGCTGACCTGCCGCCACGACAAGATCCATACGATCGCAGCCAGGGCGGCGCCGACCAGCCAACCGAACCGCGAAGGTCGTCCGTTCGGCCTAGATGCTTGCGGTCCGATCATGGCCGTGATTATACATGGCCGGCCCGCCCGGGTAAGGGAAAAGGTCCCCCGCGGGAGCGCGTGTTTCCTATTTTCGGAGTTTCCGTCCGTCGGCGTGCTTGTCCGCCTTATCCCGGAAGTGGTAGACTCCACCATTATGGATTCTCCGAGTTGCGCCAACCACCCCGGAATCAGCGCCCGCTGGCGTTGCCCGCGCTGCGGCAAATACTGGTGCGAACGCTGTTGCCGCCCGGTCAAGGGGGTATGTAAAAGCTTTGCTTTCTGCCCGGACTGCCGCGATTTCTGCGAGCCGGTCGAGCCGGAGTGAACGGCGATGCCTCCCGAACTTCCCCGCGGCATCGTCAGAATGGAAGCCGGGCCCCTGGCGGCCAATTGTTACCTGTTCACCTGTCCGGGGACGACCGCCACGGCCGTGATCGATCCGGGAGGTGATGCGCCCGGTATCATCGATCTGATCGAGCGCTCCGGCCTGTCTCCGGTCGCGATCGTAAACACCCATGCCCACGTGGACCATATCGCCGCCAACCGGGAACTGGTCACCCGGTACGGCGTTCCGCTCGCCATCCATACCCGGGATGGCGATGCCCTGAACGACGGGGTCCGGAACTTGAGCGATTTCGGATTCGGCTCGGTCGAATCCCCGCCCGCCGACCGGGTTCTCGATGACGGGGAGTCGCTGGAAATCGGGTCCTGCCGCCTTCTGGTTATCGCCACGCCGGGTCACACCCCCGGGGGGATCTGTCTTTATTGGGAAGGCGGGGATGACGGACCCGGCGTGGTCTTCACCGGGGACACCCTCTTCGCCGGCGGCGTGGGCCGGGCCGATTTCCCGGGCGGTTCGATGTCGACCCTGTTGGCTTCGATCAGGGACAGGCTGTATGTTCTCCCCCCCCCCACCCTGGTCCTGCCCGGCCACGGTCCGGCCACGACGATAGGACGGGAACGGGCCTCGAACCCCTTCGTCCGGTATCCGTGAAGCCCCGTGCCGAAGCCTCGGCCCCTTCCCCCGAGGCCGCGCTTTTCCTCGGAGAATTCACGAACTATCTCTCGGTGGAACGGGGCCTGAGTCGGCACACGGTCGAGGCCTACGAAACCGATCTGCGCAAATTCCTCCGGTTTCTGGCCGGGAAAGGACGCGTCGAACTGAGCGCGGTTCGCCGCGACGACATCATGGACTTTCTGTTGCGCGAGAAAAAGCGGGGTCTTAAAGCTCGTTCTCTCTCCCGTGGGCTGGTGGCGGTCAGGATGTTTTTCCGGTTTCTAACCATGGAAGGATACCTCCGCGAGGACATTACCGAGGTGCTGGAGTCGCCCCACCTCTGGCAAGAGCTTCCCAAGGTGCTTTCTCCCGCGGAAGTCGAATCGCTCTTGACTCAGCCGTTTCCCGACGACCGCTACGGTCACCGCGACCGGGCCATGCTCGAAACCCTGTACGCCACCGGGCTGCGGGCGTCGGAACTGGTCACCCTTACGGTCGATCACGTCAACCTCGATTCCGGTTTCATCCGGTGTCTGGGCAAAGGGTCCAAGGAGAGGATCGTCCCGGTCGGCGCCGCCGCCCGTCAAGCGCTGGAAACGTATCTGGAACGGAGCCGCCCTTTGTTCCTCCGGGGCGGGGAGGACTCCGGGGTGTTGTTTCTGGGGCGTGGAGGAAAGGGTCTGAGCCGCGCCCGTTTGTGGGGGATCGTCAAATCCTGGGTTTCCCGGGCCGGAATCAGAAAGGAAGTCAGTCCCCATACGTTGCGGCACTCCTTCGCCACCCACCTTCTCGGCCGGGGAGCCGACCTGCGGTCGATTCAGGAGATGCTCGGGCATTCCAACATCAGCACTACGCAGGTGTATACCCACGTCGACCGGGAAAGGCTCAAGGAAGTCCATCGCCGCTTTCATCCGCGGGGGTGAAGACGGGGAGGTTTGCGCTTCTTTTGATTGCCACCCCGGGCGGAAAAGGCACATGACTCCTCCCGAATCTATTGACTTGGCCGGCTTTTCGAAGGCCGTTCCACCGGGGAAAATACAATTGTCCGTCAGCGGCCTCTTCCCGCGGTCGGGGATACGAAGACTGCAACCTCTTGCAGTTAAATTAATTATGACGTTACACCCGTCTTCGGGACCCGGACCCGTTGTCATGTCCGGGAAAATATTTACTTTTTTGGTATTGCGTCATGTAAAGGATTAAATTATTATATAGTCACAATAATAGTTTATCCGTGTCGAAGCAGCTGCGAGCGGTTCGAATAGGAGGATCCGATGCTGGCGAAAAAGATATTGGTAATCGACGACGAACAGGATATCCGGGACGTTCTCTCGGAATATTTCAACCTTAAGGGATTTCTGGTGGAGGCGGTCTCCGACGGCAAGGAAGGATTGAAGCGGATGGAGGAGTTTACTCCCAATATCATTCTTCTCGATTACGCCATGCCCCGGGCCACCGGATTGGATCTCTTCCCCAAGTTCCGGGAGATGTTTCCGTACGTCAAGGTCGTGGTCATCACCGGGCGCGGGACGGAAGCGGTGGCCGTGCGGGCCTTGAAGATGGGGATCGACGATTACATCACCAAGCCCTTCGATCTCGATGTGGTGGGCCGGGCCGTCGATTATTACCTGCGCAAGCAGCTGGAGGAGCTGGTCGCCCTCAACCGCAAATACATCTATCCCCTGGATACCGACGAAATTCTCAACCGCTACGAGTATATACGTCTCGTGCACGAACGGCCGGATCTGGGGGTCAAGACGATCAGCAATTTCTTCACGTTCTCCCGCCAGGATTTCTACAACTACCTCGGCCGCCTGAAAAAATGGGGGGCATACGGGCTCTTCGGCGAACGGGAACTGAAAACCTACTGCCAGAGGTTCAAGGAGACGCGCCTGAAGGAGCGGGTTCAGATTCCCTTCAAACCGCTTCTGGGGGAGGGGACAAAGAGACAGGGTCGCAAGAGCTACCGGCTGGAAAATTTCATCAACGCCGCCGATCCCATTCAGATGAAACTGGAAATGCTCCGGGAGGCCGCCACCCAGAAAACTCCCCATATCGGCAAAATCTGCAACCGGTTCGGGATCACCAGGGAAGCGTTTTATCAAACCTACCGCGCTTTCCAGGAAAAGGGAGTTTTCGGCCTGCTTCCGCGCCGTAAAGGGCGTCCGCGCAAGGACGATTCCGAAGAGTAACCACCGAGAAGGGAGCCGGGTTCGGCCGCTCCGGGCGCCGGCCCCGTCTCCTCCGGAATATGTCTATGAGCGGGCAAAGGGCAAATCTCGCTCCGGAAGCGGAGCGCATTCTTCCCCGGCGCCTCATGGAGATCCTGCGCTCGGCGGGAGAATTCGCCGCCGCCCGGGGCTGGAGAGCGTACGCGGTCGGAGGGATGGTTCGGGACCTTCTTCTGGGAATCCCCTCCGTCGATCTCGATATTCTGGTCGAGGAGCACGGACTGGAGTTTGCCCGACAGTGGAGCGCCTCCCGGAAGGGGAAGGTCAAACTCTACCGTCGCTTCGCCACCGCCATGGTCGTTACCCGGGGCTGTAAAGTCGATATCACCACCACCCGCGGCGAGCGCTACCCCGTTCCCGGAGCGCTCCCCGAAATACTTCCGGGCAGTTTGGAAGACGATCTCCGCCGCCGCGATTTCACCATCAACGCGCTGGCGTTCTCCATCGCCCCCGGCGATTTCGGGGATTTGGTCGATGTCTGCGGCGGCCTGGTCGATCTGAAAGAAAAGACGATCCGGGTTCTGCACGAAGGGAGTTTCCGGGACGATCCCACCCGGGTGTTCCGCGCGGTCCGGTTTCAGCAGAGGCTCGGTTTTTCGCTCGATCCCGGGACCGAGATCCTGATCCGCACGGCCGTGGATGAAGGGATGTTCGACCGGGTTTCGCCGGAACGCCTCCGCCGCGAAATCGAATTGATCCTGGAGGAAGATTCCCCGCACCGTGCGGTTGAAGCCATGGCCGGATACGACGAATTGAGATTCATCCACCCGCGGTTGCGTTTTACTCCCACCTTGCTCGACGCCCTGCGCCGGCTGGAGCGGGAAGAGGCGTGGCACCGGAATCTGTTCCCCGGCAGGGAAATGTCCCGGTGGAGAATTTTCTTCGGCGGTCTGGTATGGGAACTCGCCCTCGTCGATCTTGAAGCCGCCGTCCGTAGGTTCAACCTGGCCGACGGGTTCCGCTTGGGCCTGCTTCGGGGCCGCGGCCTCTCCGCGGAGCTTTCCTCCGGGGAAGATTGGTCTCCCAGCCGTCTGAGCGTGCGTTTGGACCGGCTCCCGCCGGAAGTGATCTTGATTCTGGCTTCGCGCCACCCGGCACGGGAAGAGATGATCCGCCGTTATCTGGCGGAATGGCGGGAGCTCCGGCCTGCCCTGGACGGAGCCGCGCTCCGGGCTCTCGGGGTTCCGCCGGGCCCGGCGATGGGGGAGATGCTGGCGGAGCTGCGGGCCGCCAGACTGGACGGCCGGGTGGCCGATGCCGCCGGGGAAGAGGCTCTGGCCAGGAATCTGATTGACCGCGGGAGCCGCCCCTGTTAGTAACCTATCCCGGGTTTTCAAGGGCGGACGCCCCGATCGAGCCGGCGGTTCTCCCTCGGTCGGCGCCGTTCGCCGCGAGGGTAGGTCTCGCGCCCCACGAGCGGTCGGCCGCGGAAGCGAAAGGTTGAGCGATGGACGTCGTCAAAAAAAGAGTGTTGAGCGGTATGCGCCCCACCGGTCCCCTTCATCTGGGGCACCTGCTGGGCGCTCTGGAAAACTGGGTCAGGCTTCAGGACGAATACGAATGTTATTATATGGTGGCCGACTGGCATGCCCTGATGAGCGAATACGCGGAACCCGCCCCCATCGGCGGTTTTGTCCGGGAGATCGTGGCCGATTGGCTGGCGGTGGGTCTCGACCCCGCCCGGAGCACGATTTTTCTGCAGTCCGATGTCCCCGAACACGCCGAACTGCACCTTGTCTTTTCCATGGTGACGCCGCTGCCCTGGCTGGAACGTTGCCCGACCTATAAGGAACAGCTGCAGGAAGTCAAAGGGCGGGATTTGATGACCTATGGTTTTTTGGGATACCCGGTGCTGCAGGCGGCGGATATTCTCGTCTACCGGGCCGAGTACGTCCCGGTCGGGAAAGATCAGCTCCCGC
Above is a genomic segment from bacterium containing:
- a CDS encoding YifB family Mg chelatase-like AAA ATPase — translated: MLAKVFSAGLEGIDGYPVEIEVDVRKGLPAEVVVGLPDLAVKESKDRVQSAMLNSGFGYPDDRITVNLAPADVRKEGPFFDLPIALGVLAASGQLSCSDLGDAFIMGELALTGGIRPLRGLLSVALMARRQGCRRLLVPRQNASEAALVEGLDVRGVESLAEAVAFLEGRTEVAPAAVDRGGLFRAGAAYPVDLDEVKGQAHAKRALEIAVAGGHNLLMIGPPGAGKSMLAKRIPTILPEMSMEEALETTRIHSSVGRITPGCPLVSGRPFFSPHHSISDIGLIGGGARIRPGVVSLAHNGVLFLDELPEFKRSVLEVLRQPLEDGEVTISRAAGSVTYPAAFMLVAAMNPCPCGYFTDPRRECRCGPGRIRKYMSRVSGPLLDRIDLHVDVPRITYGDMVSPRPAESSAAVRERVRKARALQAGRFAGTGSCVNARMGAKALRKFARPDREGRELLRRAMEELGFSARGHDRVLKVARTIADLGGEPEVGAGHVAEAIQYRSLDRESWL
- the radC gene encoding DNA repair protein RadC, whose product is MGADNDPRRGHRRRLRERFLKGGLDGFHDYEILELLLTLATPRRDCKATARLLLRRFGSLRAVLDASPEELRQVSGVGEINVFGLRLPRALAGRYLEEQARAACGFGRTGSPHEVVEYLRQEFGSLPRERFVVLYLDSSNRVKEREVLFEGTIDQAAVYPREVAAAALRKGAGRLVLVHNHPGGSLRPSRDDLALTEKLTAACRLLDIEVLDHLIVTECGYYSMKEHGEIGR
- a CDS encoding tetratricopeptide repeat protein; translated protein: MIGPQASRPNGRPSRFGWLVGAALAAIVWILSWRQVSDPDFWLHVAAGDRILETGRVPDVDPFSYTRAGAPWHDHSWGAEAVFALASRGGLPGLYLVRWALLSLAFIGIYLSCRRFLLPAAAGLLTLAAAAAAAGRFFLRPELFTYLGMAWLLFILEKEGRSRLWIPPLMLFWANVHGAFTIGLFILGAWTLGTGLEAWAGKQSWKDARTVLGWALAGGAACLINPHGIRAFFYSGNTGFLKNFIYSWQPFFAVDPGSWSFSQWAFPTAILLVAAAFLSKPRAARWPEVLLFAGLAVLGVRSTRNIFFLLIAAPIPVARALGGGPLARGPQTAVRAVFFGAVAAAAVWGYFLPRFVSDPYGSEFHRGPGFGLSPTAYPLRAAAFMRANLPGVRFFNTFSTGAYLAWRLGEPVFVDGRLDVYGPEFLLGYNRLLLEPERFPEVARSWNFRAALVDHANPSNYALLAWLNHSPDWLLAAYDANAAVFLERAFPGAGALAEAGKNDRPDPARLPAREAYAVGRLLLRLELPREALPFLTKAAEEHPDSPTAGSAVALAFALNDDTEKARRWCRRVLEEEPDDAKTRLLWAHLLWKQGHPDRAGIEASRALAEDPSLSRGWETLGDILLQEGRDGEALAAYERAAERKDLTGEGATRAGTILLQRGRFEAAAEYFRRVADGDSTYPEARIALAGCLARTDRRAEAMELYASCALQYPEYADACRYNLSRLLGEDGRREEARETAAEIRDPARREQALESVTGDRNRQ
- a CDS encoding MBL fold metallo-hydrolase; amino-acid sequence: MPPELPRGIVRMEAGPLAANCYLFTCPGTTATAVIDPGGDAPGIIDLIERSGLSPVAIVNTHAHVDHIAANRELVTRYGVPLAIHTRDGDALNDGVRNLSDFGFGSVESPPADRVLDDGESLEIGSCRLLVIATPGHTPGGICLYWEGGDDGPGVVFTGDTLFAGGVGRADFPGGSMSTLLASIRDRLYVLPPPTLVLPGHGPATTIGRERASNPFVRYP
- the xerD gene encoding site-specific tyrosine recombinase XerD, with the translated sequence MKPRAEASAPSPEAALFLGEFTNYLSVERGLSRHTVEAYETDLRKFLRFLAGKGRVELSAVRRDDIMDFLLREKKRGLKARSLSRGLVAVRMFFRFLTMEGYLREDITEVLESPHLWQELPKVLSPAEVESLLTQPFPDDRYGHRDRAMLETLYATGLRASELVTLTVDHVNLDSGFIRCLGKGSKERIVPVGAAARQALETYLERSRPLFLRGGEDSGVLFLGRGGKGLSRARLWGIVKSWVSRAGIRKEVSPHTLRHSFATHLLGRGADLRSIQEMLGHSNISTTQVYTHVDRERLKEVHRRFHPRG
- a CDS encoding response regulator, with protein sequence MLAKKILVIDDEQDIRDVLSEYFNLKGFLVEAVSDGKEGLKRMEEFTPNIILLDYAMPRATGLDLFPKFREMFPYVKVVVITGRGTEAVAVRALKMGIDDYITKPFDLDVVGRAVDYYLRKQLEELVALNRKYIYPLDTDEILNRYEYIRLVHERPDLGVKTISNFFTFSRQDFYNYLGRLKKWGAYGLFGERELKTYCQRFKETRLKERVQIPFKPLLGEGTKRQGRKSYRLENFINAADPIQMKLEMLREAATQKTPHIGKICNRFGITREAFYQTYRAFQEKGVFGLLPRRKGRPRKDDSEE